Below is a genomic region from bacterium.
CCGCGACGTCGTGCAACTGGGCATCGGGGGCAGTTCGCTCGGAGGTCAGTCGCTTTGTGCAGCGCTGCTACCCGCGCTGCACAACGAGCGCCTCCAGAGCCGACGTTCCCTGACCCGGGGCTCCAAGAGGCCGAGTTCGACCCGAACCGGTTTGCGTTTCCACTATCCGGACAACGTGGATCCCGAGAGTTTTGCCGCACTGCTCGAGACACTCGACCCGAGGCACACACTCGTCCACGTGGTCAGCAAATCGGGTGGCACGCTCGAGACGCTCGTACAACTCCACGCGCTGCTCGAAGCCTGGAAGCCGAGTCCGGCACAGATCCGGAAGAACTTCGTGGTCACGACAGGAGAATCCGGGACCCTGCGCGAGTTCGCCGATCGCTATCAGACGCGCGTCCTGCGCGCGCCCGCGGACGTGTCCGGGCGCTTCTCGGTATTCACCTCCAGCGGCCTGCTCGTGCCGGCGCTCTGCGGTGTACCGGTTCAACGGGTGCTCGCCGGAGCTCGCAGCGCGCTCCAGGAAGCCCGAGACGATGCCTTGCTCGGTCCCGCAGGGCGCCTCGCTGCGCTGCACCATCTACAGCAGGCGAAAGGACGGCCGATCCACGTCGAGATGATCTACTCCGATGCACTGGTCCCGCTCGGGCATTGGTTCGCCCAGATATGGGCCGAAAGTCTGGGCAAGGGAGGGAACGGTCCGACGCCGGTGGTCGCGCGCGGAACGACAGATCAGCACTCGCAGATTCAGCTCTATGTCGACGGCCCCGACGACAAGCTCTACACCGTGGTGCGTGTGAGAAAGCTGCGCAGGAACCTGAAAATCTCGCGAGGTGCGGAGCCCGCCGTCATCGCCGGTGCGAAGATGTCAGAAGTATTCGATGCCGAAGCTCAAGGTACGGTCCAGGCCCTGTGCGATGCGCAGCGCCCGCTGGTCGAGATGTTCCTGGAGCGCATCAACCCCGAAGCCGTCGGAGCGCTGTTGATGACCCAGCAGTTGCAGACAGCGCTGGCCGGATCTCTATACGGGGTGAATCCCTTCGATCAACCGGGCGTGGAAGCTGGCAAACAGGCGGCTCTCCGCATCCTCGAGAAAGCGGACTAGGGAAGCTCTGCACAGGGAGGCTGCGGCTGCGAAGCGCGATGCATCCGCCTGCGCTGCGTCGCGCGACCCTCTGCAGATCTACGGATCTGCGATTGGATCACGCTTCTTGCTCAGGCGGCGACTCCCGCTTCTCGCTCGAATCCTCCCTGTGCAGAGATTCCCTAGCGGCCGTCGTCGAACCAGAGCTTCTGGCGCAGAGCCCGAATCTCGTCGCTGCCCAGTTAGGGGAGTCCGTCGCGGATTTCCCACCACGGCGCCTTGGGACCGAACAACAGGTGGTGGGCCGGGCGGAGTCCGGGATCTTCCTCGAGCAGCCCCGCCGGGACTTCAATCATGTGGAAGTCGGGATCCGGATTCGGCACCGGGGAGCCACAGGTGCCACAGAAGTGCCTGCGATAGGGGGGCGGAGCCTTCAGGATTGGCGCCGCATAACTCTTGATCAGTTCGCGTCCTCTGAGCCAGCGCAGGTTCTCGCTCTTCAGCCAGATACCCGCCACGAAGGCCGCACCCGAGCCGCGTCGACAACGGCTGCAGTGACACAGTTCCAGGGGGCCCTCCAGATCGCTCACCTCGAACTGGATTCCTTCGCACAGGCAGTGCCCGCGAATACTGCGCTCGCTCGTCATGTAGATTCTCCGCCTTCACAGGTTTTCTCGGAAAAGGACGGCTCGACGCAACGGGTTGTTCAGAGAAGAATCTTCAAAAACGATCCCTGAATGCGAAGCGGCCTGCAATGACCGACGAATCGGCGACTGCAGGCCGCTTTGATGATTCGAACCCAGTGGCTGCCCGGCGTCTTTGGGGGAGCGGGCCGCCCTGGATCCTGGATTGATCTAGAGCCGGAACTCTTGCGGGTTGATCGAGTTGCGTCGCATCACATCGTAGAAGTCCTTGCGGTCCTTCTTGGCGATGCGCGCTGCGCGGCTGATGTTGCCCTTGCAGAGTCGCAGCACGCGCGTGACGTATTCCCGCTCGAATGCCCGCTTGGCGTCGCGGAACGAGGGGATCTCTTCGGTCGACTCGAGTCCGAGCAGAAGATCCTCGGGTCCGAGTTCTTCCCCGCGAACCAACCGCATTGCCGCCTGGATCTGCTCGCGCAGTTCGCGTTCGTTGCCCGGCCAGTTGTGCTCGCGCAGTCGCTCGAGAGCTTCGCGGGCGAAACCGCGAACCTGTGACGGACGCCCCAGTTCCCGTTCGCTTTCCTCCCTCGCGCTGCTCAGTACCTGAGCGGCCATCGGCAGGATGTCCTCTTTGCGCTCGCGCAGCGGCGGAATGCTGATCTCGAGCAGGCGCAGACGCTCGGAAAGTTCCGGCAGCAGGCGACCGCTGGCGGTAAGGGCTTCGAGCGATTCTGTGCTCGAAGCAATCAAGCGACATTCCAGCGGATGCAGTTCCGAGCCTCCAATGCGTCGGAAGCGTCCCTCCTCGAGTGCGAATGCAAGCGCTTGCTGCAGTTCCTTGGGAACCGAAGCAATATGGTCCAACAGGACCGTGCCCCCAGCCACGCGACGCAATGCTCCGTCGAATGCGGCCGGTAGCGAGGCGATCGCGCCTTCTTCGCAACCGAGCAACTCCCGCCCCAGGAGCGTCTCGGGCACCAGCGAGGCGTCGAGGGCGAAGAACTCGCCCGTGGCCCACTCGCTGGCTTGATGGATCAATTTCGCGACCAGCTCTTTCTCGACGCCTTCCTCGCCGCTGACAAATACGGCGAAACGCCCTCGGCCAGCGACGGCGATTTGCTCCAGTGCGCGTTTCACCGCGCGGCTGGTTCCTACGAGCTGATCCCCACGATTGCGGCTAGTCTGAGTGGTTCCGTTGCTGGACCTCTCCGACGAGCCACGGCCTTCAACCTGGTCAAATGATGACGAGCCTGACATACGATACCCCCCCTTGGCACGCAAGATGGTGACCCAGGGTCCCTACCTGTCAAGGGAATTTAACCGCATGTTGAGAAACGGGCGGGTGCACAGCTGCACCAACAGACGTTGCTTCACCCGATGCGGGATTACCGCACAGAGGGAAAAATGCCCCATATTCAAATACTTCCCGACGAGTTGATAAATCAGATCGCGGCGGGTGAAGTCGTGGAGCGTCCGGCCTCCGTGGTCAAGGAGCTGGTCGAAAATGCCCTCGATGCAGAAGCAACACGAATCGATGTTTCGATCTCAGAAGGGGGAATTCGCCGACTCTCAGTGAGCGATGACGGCGTGGGTATGTCGCGCGCTGATGCGGAGTTGGCCTTTCACCGACACGCGACCAGCAAACTGCGCACCGCCGACGATCTGGCCGCCGTCGGCACGCTGGGTTTTCGGGGCGAGGCGTTGCCGAGCATCGCTTCAGTCGCGCGAGTGCGCGTAAGAACCCGCAGAGCATCGGATCCCATCGGCGTAGAACTCGAAGGCGAGGGCGCGGGCATCTCGCGCGTCGCCGAAGTCGCGTGCCCACCAGGCACGACGGTCGAGGTTGCGGAACTCTTTGGCCTGGTACCCGCGCGACGCAAGTTCCTGAAAAGCGCCGTTACCGAGTCCACGCAGATCGTGCGCCTGATCGAGCGCATCGCCATGGTGCGCACTGACGTGAGATTCGAACTGGAGCGCGACGGGAAGATACTGCTGCAACTGCCCCCCACGGCCGATCCGCGTGAACGCCTCAAGGCGGTGCTGCCGGCCAAAGCCGCGCAGCAATTGCTGACCGTCGATGGTGAACTGCCGACGATGCGAGTGACCGGTTATTGCAGCCCGACTGATGTGATGCGCGGCACGACGGCCGATATCCACGTGTACGTCAACGCGCGTCCCGTGCGCGATCGTCTGCTCCTGCACGCGGTGCGCGAAGCCTATCGCGATGCCTTGCCCCCCGGACGTCATCCGGTCGTCGTGCTCTTTTTGAACATCGATCCCGGTGAAGTCGACGTGAACGTGCACCCTGCAAAACAGGAGGTGCGTTTCCGCGATCCGCAAAACGTACGCCGCCTGCTCAAGAGCAGTCTGCGCCAGGCGCTGGACGTGCGCCGCACACTGGATCTGGGACCGGGCGCTGACGGAAGGCCGGGGGTTGCGGGCGCGACCCAGATGCAGGGAAGCGGCGCTTCGAAGTTTCGGCCGATCAGCGACGCTCGCCGCGAGCCGCTCCTGCAGCAGCGCGAATTCGGGTTGGCGCGAACGGTTTTCGGCACCGCCGACGGGGACGCCGAACGGGTCTCGGGCTTCGACTCCCCCTCAGCGGGCGAGGGCGCTGCGCCGTTCTCGTTCCGTGAACTGCGTTACGTGGGCCAGGCGATGAGCACCTACCTTTTGTTCGAACGCCAGGGACAGCTCGTGGCACTCGACCAGCACGCTGCCCACGAACGCGTGCTTTTCGAGCGCCTGCGAGTGTCGTTGTTCGAAAAGAAGCTGGAGCGACAGAACCTCCTCGTGCCCATCCGCGTCGAACTCTCGCACAGTGCGGCCAGTGCGCTGGCCGAAGCCGAACAGGGACTCGCAAATGCCGGTTTCGAGATCGACTTCGGTGAGACCACGCTCACCGGCGCGGCGCGTGTCACCCTCCGCGCGCTGCCCGCTGTCCTCGCGGCTCGCACCGGGGTCGACTATTCCGAGCTTCTGGAAGAAACTGCCGCGATGCTGCGAGACCCATCCGAAGACGCCTCACGCACCGGGCTGGAACAGGCACTACACGGCATCCTGGCCACTGCGGCGTGTCACTCTGCGACGCGCAAGGGCGATCGTCTGGAGCCCGAAGAGGTCCAGGCGCTGCTTCGGGGGCTGGACGAGACGATCTGGTTCCCGAACTGCCCGCACGGCAGACCGTTCGTGAGTATTCTGGATGAAGCCGACCTGGAACGGCGTTTCCTGAGGCGCTGATTTGGAACTGCGTCCCCGCGTTCTGGCCCTGGTCGGCCCCACGGGTTCGGGCAAGACCGAACTGGCCTGCGAACTGGCGGGCCGTTGCGACGCCGAAGTGATCAGCGCCGACTCGATGCAAGTGTACCGGGGTATGGATATCGGCACCGCGAAGCCCTCTGTCGAGCAACGCGCACGAGTTCCGCACCACGCGATTGATGTCGTCGATCCCGATGATCCGATGTCGGCCGGTCGTTACGCGGCGATTGCGCGTGCTGCGGCACAAGACGTCCTGGCGCGCGGCAAGCGCGCCATCCTGTGTGGCGGCAGCGGCTTGTACGCACGCGCGTTCGTCGGAGGGCTGATCGACGGGCCGGAAGCCGACCCGAGACTTCGCTCTGAACTCGAGGCGCTGGCGAGCGAAGAACTGTACGCCAAGCTCGAAGCCGCCGATCCCGAGGCCGCGAGCGGGATCCACCCCAACGATCGAATCCGTGCGGTGCGAGCCCTGGAAGTCCTGGAACTGAAGCGTTCTCCCATTTCGAGTGCCCACGCCGAGCACGGTTTTGCGGACCAGCCGTTCCAGGTCCTGTGGCTCGCCGTCGAAATCGACCGCGAGCCTCTACGGGCGCGCCTGGCGCGCCGGGTGGACGAGATGTTCGAAGCGGGACTGGTGGAGGAAGTGGAGTGCCTCCAGTCGGCCGGTTATGAGCGAGAACTCAAGTCGATGCAATCGATCGGCTATCGCGAAATCGGCCAGTTGCTCGCGGGAGAAATCGACCGACCGCAAGCACGCGAAGCCATCACGACGGCCACTCGGCGCTATGCCAAGCGCCAGCGCACCTGGTTTCGCGCGGAACCAGGTCTGGTCTGGCTGGCCCCGGACGCGCTACTGGAGCGCGCGCTCGAATTCCTCGACGGGGCTAGTTCTCGTTGATCGTCTGGTACGAGGATCCGATGCGAACCGGACAGGGCCCGAAGTCATTCCTGTAGAGCGCCCATGTCTCGTCCTGGTTGCGGAACAACGCGGGCTGAGAACCCTCCTGGAAAAACGTGACCAGTCCAGGCAGGAACTCGAATACGCCGCCGATCAGGCGAAAGGCCGTACCGCCCACCTGTAGACCCAGGAGCCAGACATAGCCGGGAGCCCAGGTGAGGGCCTTCATGGCGAGCCCGTCGTCCATTTCGGTCAGGCCGTAGTACTCGTCATGGGCTGCGATCCAGGGAGCGAAGACCAGGTCGGTCGGCGCGAGCAGGATGCTGGAGAACGAGCGGCATAGCTGCGAGGGATCCGCGGAGGCGGTCCTGGGGGTCGCCCCGAGAAGAAGCCCGAAGGCGACCAGAAGCAAAATCATTCGTAGCGGGACGCGCATCGTGGAAACCCTCCTGAGGCGAAGCGAACAAGCCGAGCGTCGCTGAAATGGCAACAAGTGTCAAACCCGTTAGTGTGAGGGCCCTATGCGGGAGACGGGTACTCAAGAGCTTCAAGTCGTCGCTCTCATCGGGCGCGCAAACGTCGGGAAAAGCACGCTTTTCAACCGATTGCTGAGAACCCGTCGGGCGCTGGTCGAAGATCGTCCGGGGATCACTCGTGACCGGATCGCCGCGGCCGCCAGGATCGAGGGGCGAGATGTACTGCTCGTCGATACGGGCGGCCTGGACCCGGAAGCCGAACAGGGAATCCCCGCAGCGGTGCGGGCACAGGTCGAACAGGTGCTCGAAGACGCCGCTGTGATCCTCTTCGTGGTCGACGTGCGCGATGGACTGCTGCCGCTGGACAGGGAGATCGCCGATCTACTGCGTCGGGCCGGACGGCAGGTGATCGTGGTGGCGAACAAGTCCGAAAGTCCCAAGCAAGACGACGAGGCCTCGGAGTTTCACGCGCTCGGTTTCGATGCGGTGATTCCGACCTCCGCCGAACACAGGCGCGGCATGGTCGACCTGGAGATCACCATTGCGGAGCGCCTTCCCGAGCGCGAGGAACCGGTCGAGCGCGACCTCGGGGTTCCCCGATTCGCGATCATCGGACGGCCGAACGTCGGCAAATCCTCGCTGCTGAACCGACTGCTGGGCGAGGAGCGCAACATCGTCGCCGACGAGCCGGGTACGACGCGCGACTCGACGGACCAGGAAATCCAGGTCGGCGATCGCCGGCTCATCCTGATTGACACGGCTGGAATCCGCAGGCAGGCAAAGCGGTCCCGCAGCGTGGAGCGCGGCAGTGCGCTCATGTCGGTGCGCTCGCTCGAGCGCGGCGATCTCGCGCTACTCGTGATCGATGCCGGGGAGGGCATCACCGATCAGGATCTGAAGCTGGCTCGACTCTGCCTGGACCGAGGACGCCCGGTGGTGTTGCTCTTGAACAAATGGGATCGGGTCGCCGAGACCCGGCGCGCCCGGGAGATCGAGCGTCAGATCGACCGGCGCCTCGGCTTCGTGCCCGATCCGGTGATCCTGAGGGTGAGCGCCAAGACCGGTTCGGGTGTTTCGAAGATCCTGCCGCAGGCACTCGACTTGATGACAGAGCTCGAGATCACGGTGCCGACAGCGGAATTGAACAAGGCCCTGGAAGAGGCGGTGGACAGTTACGCGCCGCCCATGCGCGGTCGGCGTCGCCCCCACTTCTTCTACGCCACACAGACCTCGAGCCACCCCATGACGATTCTGGTCTTCATGAACGATCCGCAGCTTCTGGCTGACAACTACCGGAAGTACCTCGCATCGTTTTTCAGACGGAAATTCGGCGTCAGGAGTGCCCCCCTACGCCTGCGCCTGCGAGCCCGAGCCCGGCGCGGTGAAGAATCGGGCTCAGCCCCCGAAAGCCGTCGACCGAAGCGCTAAGATTCCAGATCCAATTCACACCCTCCCGGGTCGGGGCCGCGCCCTGGACCGCGTTGCGAATCCCGACAGAGGAGACTTTCAGATGACTGCGCCCCACCAACAGCACGGCGACACCGAAGCCCGACTCACCGGCCTCGACGCCACGATGGCCGACCTGTTTGGCTGGATCCAGGACAACGCCCAGATGATCGGAATGTTTGGCGGCGGTCTGCTGGTGATCGCATTGATCGCCGTTGGCATCTACGAGAGTCAGAAGAGCGCAGCTGAAGAAGCGCATACCGCTTTGATGCAGGTGGAACTCGATTTCGCGCGCTCGATGGGCGTGACGCCTTCACAGTCGAACATCCCCGAGCCGGCCAATCCGGAAGTCGCCCAACGCGCCCGCGAAGCATCGATCGGCCAGCTCGACGCGCTGATCGAAGAGCGCTCCGGTAGTGAAGCCGCAATCGCGGCAACCATTCGCGCGGCGGAACACGAGGTCGACCTGGGTCGCTTCGAATCTGCTGATTCGCGCTTGACCGGGCTCGCCAAAGAACTCGACAAGAACGATCCGCGTCGCGGCATCGCCCTGCGACTGCGCGCATTCACTCTCGAGGAGCGAGGCAAGTACGTAGAGGCCGGGGAAGCCTACCAGTACGCGTCCGAGGTCCAGGCCTATCCCGCGCGCGCGCTCCTATTCCTGAATGCCGCCCAGAACTTCGAACGCGCGGGTGCGGACGAGCGCGCAATCACCGCCTACGAGCAGGTCCTTTCGGTTTCACCCGAAGTGGCCGAGCAGGTGGGCGTGCTCACGCGCATGCGCGTGCTCGAACAGCGTACGAGCAAGAGTTCCGCTGCACCGGCCGCGCCACCCGCAGCGGCCTCCGAAGCCGACTGAAGCAAGCGCCTCAGTCCCTCTTCATTGCCCGGGATCTGCTTTCCGTGCATAGATTGGCCTAGCAGCCTGCTAATGTTGTGCTTCCTGATTCCCTGAGGAGAATCGAAGCATGGCAGAGGTCCCCAGCATCGACACCGGTCCGGTCCGCGACACTCTGGATCGACTGCACACCGCGGCGAAGCGCGACATTACGCAGTTCATCAAACTGGCACCGAAGTTTCTTTCCGGTTTCGCGCAAGGCAAGGGCCTCTGGGAGGTCCTGACCCCGGAAGCGATGAAGGACGCGTACCTGCCGATCAGTCCGGAGCAGGGCAGGTTCCTCTACCTCACCGCGCGCGCGCTCGATGCGCGAACCGTTGTCGAGTACGGGACTTCGTTTGGGATCTCGACGATCTATCTCGCGGCCGCGGTTCGCGATAACGGCGGTGGTCTCGTGATCGGTACCGAGATCGAACCGGCGAAGCACACGACGGCTCAGGCCAATCTGGCCGAAGCCGGCCTCGGCGATCTCGTGGACGTCCGCCTCGGCGACGCCCAGGAAACACTCCAGCAGACACCAGATCCGCTCGATCTCGTGCTGATGGATGGGTGGAAGGAACTCTACTTGCCGCTCGTGAAACTCCTGACCCCACGCCTCCGCACGCGGGCGGTCGTTCTCGGCGACAATATCTTCACCTTCCGCAAATCCCTGCGCCCGTACGTGGATCATATGCAGGATCCGCAAAACGGCTTTGCATCGACCACGCTGAAGCTCGCGGACGGGTTCGAGTACTCCGTCTATCTGGGAAAAGCGAGTTCTTAGCCAGATCCACGGATCGGAGCCGTTGGGATAGAATGTCGAGAAAGAACGACGGGGCGCGATCGAAGTATTGCGCAAGGAGAACGGTTTCATGACGGCGCGAGTGAATCGACATTGGGTCATGGCGAAGCGACCGGTTGGTGAACCGACGCAAGACTGCTTCGAATTGTGCGAAAGTCCCGTCCCTGAACTCGCAGCGGGCGAGGTGCTCGTCGAGGTTCACTATCTCTCGCTCGACCCCTATATGCGGGGCCGCATGCGCGACACCAAGTCGTACGCCGAACCGCTGAAGATCGGCGAGGTGATCACGGGTGAAAGTGCCGGAGTGATCGTCGAATCCAGGAGTGATCGCTGGTCGGTCGGTGATACCGTGACGGTTCACCAGGGCTGGCAGAGTCATATCGTGGTGGACGGAGACTCCTCCACACTTCTGCCCGCCGATACAAGTCTCGTACCGCTATCGGCCTGGCTCGGTGTCGTCGGAATGCCCGGGCGCACGGCGTACTTCGGGCTGCAACGCGTTGGCAAGCCGTCGCCAGGAGAGACTCTTGTCGTATCTGCCGCTTCGGGTGCGGTCGGTTCCGTCGTCGGACAGGTCGGCAAACTGCTCGGTCTGCGGGTCGTCGGCGTGGCCGGTGGACCCGAGAAATGTGCCTACTGCGTCGAGGAACTCGGATTCGACGCCTGTATCGATTACAAGGCCGAAGCCATGGACGAGGCCCTCACGGCCGCTTGTCCCGATGGCATCGACATCTACTTCGAGAACGTGGGCGGTGCGGTCACCCGTGCGGTCGCAAAGCTATTGAATGATGGCTCTCGTGTGCCGATCTGCGGCTTCGTCTCGCTCTACAACAGCGAAGAGGATCTCACCGCCGTCGAAACTCCGTTTAGCCTGTTTGCGACGATGGAGAAGCCTCCCGAGCACCGCTTCTTCCTGGTCGGGGAGTGGCACAAGGAATGGCTCGAGGGCAGTCGAGAACTGGCGGGCTGGATTCAGAAGGACCAACTGAAATACCGCGAGAGCATCGCCGAGGGCATCGAAAGTGCTCCGGCCGCTTTCCGTGGACTGCTCGCGGGAAAGAACTTCGGCAAGCAACTGGTCCGCGTCGCAAAATCGCAGTGAATGCTATGGGCCTTTGGTCCGCGATCAACGAATTGCCGACCCGATCGGGTCGGATCCAAACTCTGACGGACGACTGTCCGCAGCCATTTTAGGAGGAACAGATCATGCGCGAAGCTGTCATCGTCTCGACCGCGCGGACCGGACTCGCAAAGTCCCATCGAGGTGGATTCAACAACACGGGTGGCGCCGCCATGGCGGGCCACGCGATCAAGCACTCGATTGAACGCGCCGGCATCGATCCGGCCGAGGTGGAAGAGGTCGTTCTGGGTTGCGGCACTCCGCAAGGCACGACCGGCAATAACATTGGTCGTCTCGCAGCGATGAAGGCCGGCTGCCCGGTAACGACCACCGGGGTTACGGTCAGTCGTCACTGCTCCTCGGGCCTTAACGCCATCGCAACCGCGGCCGGCCGCATCATCGTCGATGGCTCACCGATCGTCGTGGGGGCCGGCGTTGAATCCATCAGCCACAGCATGACCGGCAAGGGCTTCACTCTCCAGGTCGACAAACCGCTGATGGAGCAGTATCCGGGCCTCTGGATGCCCATGATCGAAACCGCGGATATCGTCGCCGACCGCTACAAAGTCAGCCGCGAATACCAGGACGAGTACTCACTCGAGAGTCAGAAGCGCACCGCCGCCGCACAAGACGGTGGCATCTTCGACAACGAGATCGTTCCGATGGACACCCGGATGATCGTCACGAACAAGGAAACCGGCGAGACCTCGGAGGTCGACTACACCGTCACCAAGGACGAGTGCAACCGCCCGAACACCACCATCGAAGGCCTCGCGAAGCTCAAGCCGGTGCGCGGCGAAGAACACTACATTACCGCGGGCAATGCCTCGCAGCTTTCCGACGGCGCCGCATCGGTCGTGATGATGGAGGCCGGCGAGGCAAAGAAGCGCGGCATCGAGCCGCTCGGCGCGTTTCGCGGATTTGCCGTCGCGGGTTGTGAGCCGGATGAAATGGGTATTGGGCCGATCTACGCCGTGCCCCGTCTGCTCGATCGCGCGGGCCTGAAGGTCGACGACATCGACCTCTGGGAACTCAACGAAGCGTTCGCCAGCCAGTGCCTCTACTGCCGCGACACACTCGGCATCGATCCCGCGAAGTACAACGTGAATGGCGGTTCGATCTCGGTGGGCCATCCCTTCGGCATGACCGGAGCCCGTTGCACCGGCCACCTGCTGCTCGAGGGGCAGCGCCGCAAGGCGAAATGGGGCGTGGTCACGATGTGCATCGGTGGCGGGCAGGGCGCCGCTGGCCTG
It encodes:
- the mutL gene encoding DNA mismatch repair endonuclease MutL, whose translation is MPHIQILPDELINQIAAGEVVERPASVVKELVENALDAEATRIDVSISEGGIRRLSVSDDGVGMSRADAELAFHRHATSKLRTADDLAAVGTLGFRGEALPSIASVARVRVRTRRASDPIGVELEGEGAGISRVAEVACPPGTTVEVAELFGLVPARRKFLKSAVTESTQIVRLIERIAMVRTDVRFELERDGKILLQLPPTADPRERLKAVLPAKAAQQLLTVDGELPTMRVTGYCSPTDVMRGTTADIHVYVNARPVRDRLLLHAVREAYRDALPPGRHPVVVLFLNIDPGEVDVNVHPAKQEVRFRDPQNVRRLLKSSLRQALDVRRTLDLGPGADGRPGVAGATQMQGSGASKFRPISDARREPLLQQREFGLARTVFGTADGDAERVSGFDSPSAGEGAAPFSFRELRYVGQAMSTYLLFERQGQLVALDQHAAHERVLFERLRVSLFEKKLERQNLLVPIRVELSHSAASALAEAEQGLANAGFEIDFGETTLTGAARVTLRALPAVLAARTGVDYSELLEETAAMLRDPSEDASRTGLEQALHGILATAACHSATRKGDRLEPEEVQALLRGLDETIWFPNCPHGRPFVSILDEADLERRFLRR
- a CDS encoding NADP-dependent oxidoreductase, producing MTARVNRHWVMAKRPVGEPTQDCFELCESPVPELAAGEVLVEVHYLSLDPYMRGRMRDTKSYAEPLKIGEVITGESAGVIVESRSDRWSVGDTVTVHQGWQSHIVVDGDSSTLLPADTSLVPLSAWLGVVGMPGRTAYFGLQRVGKPSPGETLVVSAASGAVGSVVGQVGKLLGLRVVGVAGGPEKCAYCVEELGFDACIDYKAEAMDEALTAACPDGIDIYFENVGGAVTRAVAKLLNDGSRVPICGFVSLYNSEEDLTAVETPFSLFATMEKPPEHRFFLVGEWHKEWLEGSRELAGWIQKDQLKYRESIAEGIESAPAAFRGLLAGKNFGKQLVRVAKSQ
- a CDS encoding methyltransferase yields the protein MAEVPSIDTGPVRDTLDRLHTAAKRDITQFIKLAPKFLSGFAQGKGLWEVLTPEAMKDAYLPISPEQGRFLYLTARALDARTVVEYGTSFGISTIYLAAAVRDNGGGLVIGTEIEPAKHTTAQANLAEAGLGDLVDVRLGDAQETLQQTPDPLDLVLMDGWKELYLPLVKLLTPRLRTRAVVLGDNIFTFRKSLRPYVDHMQDPQNGFASTTLKLADGFEYSVYLGKASS
- a CDS encoding glucose-6-phosphate isomerase; its protein translation is MARLEVRLENAGVTEAELARYRARLGAALAKLDAGADGEFLRVIEDVGVLREIRSCIRSKPAGIRDVVQLGIGGSSLGGQSLCAALLPALHNERLQSRRSLTRGSKRPSSTRTGLRFHYPDNVDPESFAALLETLDPRHTLVHVVSKSGGTLETLVQLHALLEAWKPSPAQIRKNFVVTTGESGTLREFADRYQTRVLRAPADVSGRFSVFTSSGLLVPALCGVPVQRVLAGARSALQEARDDALLGPAGRLAALHHLQQAKGRPIHVEMIYSDALVPLGHWFAQIWAESLGKGGNGPTPVVARGTTDQHSQIQLYVDGPDDKLYTVVRVRKLRRNLKISRGAEPAVIAGAKMSEVFDAEAQGTVQALCDAQRPLVEMFLERINPEAVGALLMTQQLQTALAGSLYGVNPFDQPGVEAGKQAALRILEKAD
- a CDS encoding acetyl-CoA C-acyltransferase, which gives rise to MREAVIVSTARTGLAKSHRGGFNNTGGAAMAGHAIKHSIERAGIDPAEVEEVVLGCGTPQGTTGNNIGRLAAMKAGCPVTTTGVTVSRHCSSGLNAIATAAGRIIVDGSPIVVGAGVESISHSMTGKGFTLQVDKPLMEQYPGLWMPMIETADIVADRYKVSREYQDEYSLESQKRTAAAQDGGIFDNEIVPMDTRMIVTNKETGETSEVDYTVTKDECNRPNTTIEGLAKLKPVRGEEHYITAGNASQLSDGAASVVMMEAGEAKKRGIEPLGAFRGFAVAGCEPDEMGIGPIYAVPRLLDRAGLKVDDIDLWELNEAFASQCLYCRDTLGIDPAKYNVNGGSISVGHPFGMTGARCTGHLLLEGQRRKAKWGVVTMCIGGGQGAAGLFEIF
- the der gene encoding ribosome biogenesis GTPase Der; the encoded protein is MRETGTQELQVVALIGRANVGKSTLFNRLLRTRRALVEDRPGITRDRIAAAARIEGRDVLLVDTGGLDPEAEQGIPAAVRAQVEQVLEDAAVILFVVDVRDGLLPLDREIADLLRRAGRQVIVVANKSESPKQDDEASEFHALGFDAVIPTSAEHRRGMVDLEITIAERLPEREEPVERDLGVPRFAIIGRPNVGKSSLLNRLLGEERNIVADEPGTTRDSTDQEIQVGDRRLILIDTAGIRRQAKRSRSVERGSALMSVRSLERGDLALLVIDAGEGITDQDLKLARLCLDRGRPVVLLLNKWDRVAETRRAREIERQIDRRLGFVPDPVILRVSAKTGSGVSKILPQALDLMTELEITVPTAELNKALEEAVDSYAPPMRGRRRPHFFYATQTSSHPMTILVFMNDPQLLADNYRKYLASFFRRKFGVRSAPLRLRLRARARRGEESGSAPESRRPKR
- the miaA gene encoding tRNA (adenosine(37)-N6)-dimethylallyltransferase MiaA, yielding MELRPRVLALVGPTGSGKTELACELAGRCDAEVISADSMQVYRGMDIGTAKPSVEQRARVPHHAIDVVDPDDPMSAGRYAAIARAAAQDVLARGKRAILCGGSGLYARAFVGGLIDGPEADPRLRSELEALASEELYAKLEAADPEAASGIHPNDRIRAVRALEVLELKRSPISSAHAEHGFADQPFQVLWLAVEIDREPLRARLARRVDEMFEAGLVEEVECLQSAGYERELKSMQSIGYREIGQLLAGEIDRPQAREAITTATRRYAKRQRTWFRAEPGLVWLAPDALLERALEFLDGASSR
- a CDS encoding GFA family protein, with translation MTSERSIRGHCLCEGIQFEVSDLEGPLELCHCSRCRRGSGAAFVAGIWLKSENLRWLRGRELIKSYAAPILKAPPPYRRHFCGTCGSPVPNPDPDFHMIEVPAGLLEEDPGLRPAHHLLFGPKAPWWEIRDGLP
- a CDS encoding sigma-54-dependent Fis family transcriptional regulator, producing MKRALEQIAVAGRGRFAVFVSGEEGVEKELVAKLIHQASEWATGEFFALDASLVPETLLGRELLGCEEGAIASLPAAFDGALRRVAGGTVLLDHIASVPKELQQALAFALEEGRFRRIGGSELHPLECRLIASSTESLEALTASGRLLPELSERLRLLEISIPPLRERKEDILPMAAQVLSSAREESERELGRPSQVRGFAREALERLREHNWPGNERELREQIQAAMRLVRGEELGPEDLLLGLESTEEIPSFRDAKRAFEREYVTRVLRLCKGNISRAARIAKKDRKDFYDVMRRNSINPQEFRL